A single window of Vibrio gazogenes DNA harbors:
- a CDS encoding acetolactate synthase 3 large subunit encodes MVMLSGAEMVVQSLIEEGVEQIFGYPGGSVLDIYDALHEKTDQIKHVLVRHEQAATHMADGYARSTGKPGVVLVCSGPGATNTVTGIATAYMDSIPMIVISGNVPNSLIGNDAFQECDIVGVSRPIVKHSFLVKKAEDIPETIKKAFYIASTGRPGPVVIDLPKDVMNPQVKLPYQYPKTIKMRSYNPTTSGHKGQIKKALKALLDAKKPVLYVGGGAVISEADKQILQLAETLNLPVVSTLMGLGAFPGTHANALGMLGMHGVYEANMAMHHADLIFGIGVRFDDRTTNNLEKYCPHAKIMHIDIDPSSISKNVPADLPIVGSAEKVLEMMLKLLVEQGGSNDANALEQWWKEIQVWRERQCLAYEKSSERIKPQQVIETLHRLTEGNAYVASDVGQHQMFAALYYPFNKPRRWINSGGLGTMGFGLPAGMGVKFSHPEEEVVVVTGDGSIQMNIQELSTALQYDIPVKIINLNNRFLGMVKQWQDIIYQGRHSNSYMSSVPDFAAIAEAYGHVGIRISTPDELEAGLKKALDLKDRLVFVDINVDETEHVYPMQIKGEGMDKMWLSKTERT; translated from the coding sequence ATGGTAATGCTATCCGGTGCAGAGATGGTTGTTCAGTCTCTGATCGAAGAAGGTGTCGAGCAAATTTTTGGTTACCCCGGTGGATCCGTGCTTGATATCTATGATGCCCTTCATGAAAAAACCGACCAAATCAAACATGTACTTGTTCGTCATGAACAAGCGGCCACACATATGGCTGACGGCTACGCACGCTCGACCGGTAAACCGGGTGTCGTGCTGGTTTGCTCCGGGCCTGGTGCAACCAATACCGTAACCGGTATTGCGACAGCTTATATGGATTCTATTCCAATGATTGTCATATCAGGCAATGTTCCCAACAGTCTGATTGGTAATGATGCATTTCAGGAATGTGACATCGTTGGGGTTTCCCGGCCAATTGTGAAACATAGCTTTTTGGTCAAAAAAGCTGAAGATATTCCCGAAACAATTAAAAAAGCATTCTATATTGCTTCGACTGGTCGTCCTGGCCCTGTGGTCATTGATTTGCCGAAGGATGTGATGAATCCTCAGGTTAAATTGCCTTATCAATATCCGAAAACCATCAAGATGCGCTCTTATAATCCGACAACCAGCGGACATAAAGGGCAGATCAAGAAAGCACTTAAAGCGCTGTTAGATGCGAAAAAACCAGTTTTATATGTTGGTGGTGGTGCGGTTATTTCTGAGGCGGATAAGCAGATTCTTCAATTAGCGGAAACCTTGAATTTGCCTGTGGTCAGTACCCTGATGGGATTGGGCGCTTTCCCCGGCACCCACGCAAATGCGCTGGGAATGTTGGGAATGCATGGGGTTTATGAAGCCAATATGGCGATGCATCATGCTGATTTGATTTTCGGTATCGGTGTCCGGTTTGATGACCGAACTACGAATAATCTGGAAAAATACTGTCCTCATGCCAAGATCATGCACATTGATATTGATCCATCTTCAATCTCAAAGAATGTGCCGGCGGATTTACCTATCGTCGGTTCAGCAGAGAAAGTGTTGGAAATGATGCTGAAGTTGCTGGTTGAGCAAGGGGGCTCGAATGATGCCAACGCGTTGGAACAATGGTGGAAAGAGATTCAGGTTTGGCGGGAGCGTCAGTGTCTTGCTTATGAGAAATCCAGTGAGCGGATCAAACCGCAACAAGTGATTGAAACGCTCCATCGGTTAACCGAAGGGAATGCCTATGTTGCTTCTGATGTCGGGCAACATCAAATGTTCGCGGCTCTTTATTACCCGTTTAACAAGCCACGGCGCTGGATCAATTCTGGTGGTCTTGGCACGATGGGATTTGGTTTACCTGCCGGGATGGGCGTTAAATTCTCTCATCCCGAAGAGGAAGTCGTTGTGGTGACCGGAGACGGCAGTATTCAGATGAATATTCAAGAGCTGTCAACCGCGCTGCAATATGATATTCCGGTCAAGATCATTAACTTGAACAACCGCTTCTTGGGAATGGTTAAACAGTGGCAAGATATTATTTATCAGGGACGTCACTCGAATTCATATATGAGTTCTGTGCCGGACTTTGCTGCAATCGCAGAAGCTTATGGGCATGTCGGTATCCGCATCTCAACACCGGATGAATTAGAAGCCGGATTGAAAAAGGCACTGGATCTGAAAGATCGTCTGGTGTTTGTGGATATCAATGTCGATGAAACAGAGCACGTTTATCCGATGCAGATTAAAGGCGAAGGGATGGACAAAATGTGGTTGAGCAAAACGGAGAGAACCTGA
- the ilvN gene encoding acetolactate synthase small subunit: MRHIISVLMENQPGALSRVVGLFSQRGFNIETLNVSPTDDETLSRLNITTKTNAMELEQIQKQLHKLIDVLKVQEVSEFEHIERELMLVKVRASGAARAEVQRTADIFRGQIVDVTSSQYTVQMAGTTDKLDAFIEAISEVTEVLEVARSGIVGIARRERALRA; encoded by the coding sequence ATGAGACACATTATTTCAGTATTAATGGAGAACCAACCCGGTGCTTTGTCTCGTGTGGTCGGATTGTTCTCCCAGCGTGGTTTCAATATTGAAACGTTGAATGTATCCCCGACTGACGATGAGACGTTATCTCGTCTTAACATCACGACTAAAACCAATGCGATGGAGCTGGAACAGATTCAGAAGCAACTGCATAAGTTGATTGATGTATTGAAAGTTCAGGAAGTGTCGGAGTTTGAACATATAGAACGGGAATTGATGCTGGTGAAAGTGAGAGCCAGTGGCGCAGCCCGGGCTGAGGTGCAACGGACGGCGGATATTTTCAGAGGCCAAATTGTCGATGTTACCAGCAGTCAGTATACAGTTCAGATGGCCGGGACAACCGATAAACTAGATGCGTTTATTGAGGCTATCTCAGAAGTGACAGAGGTGCTAGAGGTTGCTCGTAGTGGGATTGTGGGTATCGCCCGCCGTGAACGCGCTCTACGTGCGTAA
- a CDS encoding PLP-dependent aminotransferase family protein — protein sequence MLSQYIHLDPHDSKTLQDQIKSSLAKAIFDGFIPKQSPLASSRKLAKDLHVSRNTILRVYEQLTEEGILVSIERKGYFVNPTLDISVTPLASATSQEQSTQLDWSRYLNAENSVSEREAKDLKNYPYLFVSGVVDEDLFPVSEWRKCSIQSLNRINHRTWTSNDSDYDDLIEQIRTRVLTKRGIFVNRDNIAITLGCQNSLYYLSKLLLSADSSIAVENPGYPEALHQFQARRAEIVPINVDQEGMVIDEWLTGCQLVYTTPSNQFPTTVRLSASRRRKLLTLAEEHDFLIIEDDFEHDINFIEDTCPPLKSESASERIIYISSFSSTIAPGLRLGYIVAPAPLISQIKALQFRTHSLPPKNNCQTLALFLSLGYYDALAQKMLKRYRQKWLTMEKALNYYFPQSGVTPSLAGTAFWIDYKQGFDAQRFEQLAEQHGILINNGAKYYYCDERTNSFRLCFQSIRTEQIREGIALLSQIAKQVMPIETLEECQQPPLRSKAIRHLLKKQTLLTKDCFNIPYRITFQADGKMTGISDRPNDMDEGYWWVEHDQFVYQWRNWQFSDIRKITIVVENGEVKRFDEDGYFIGEAQLISSQVG from the coding sequence ATGCTAAGCCAGTATATCCACCTTGATCCGCACGATTCAAAAACGCTGCAAGATCAAATCAAAAGCAGTCTTGCCAAAGCAATCTTCGATGGCTTCATTCCTAAGCAATCTCCCCTTGCCTCTTCACGTAAGTTAGCAAAAGATCTTCATGTTTCCAGAAACACGATTTTGCGCGTATACGAGCAATTGACCGAAGAAGGGATCCTCGTTTCCATTGAACGCAAAGGCTATTTTGTCAATCCCACGCTGGACATTTCCGTCACCCCGCTCGCTTCAGCAACATCACAAGAGCAATCAACTCAACTCGACTGGAGTCGCTATCTGAACGCTGAAAACAGTGTCTCGGAACGAGAAGCCAAAGATCTCAAAAATTATCCCTATCTCTTTGTCAGTGGCGTGGTTGATGAAGACTTATTTCCGGTATCTGAATGGCGCAAATGCAGCATTCAGTCGCTCAATCGCATCAATCATCGCACTTGGACATCAAATGACTCAGATTATGATGATCTGATTGAACAGATCCGCACCCGCGTATTGACCAAGCGTGGCATATTTGTCAATCGAGACAATATCGCCATTACTCTCGGATGTCAGAACAGCCTTTATTATCTGTCAAAACTACTCCTCTCGGCTGATTCCTCAATTGCAGTTGAAAATCCCGGTTATCCCGAGGCATTGCATCAGTTTCAGGCCAGACGTGCGGAGATCGTGCCGATCAATGTGGATCAAGAAGGTATGGTCATTGATGAATGGCTTACCGGCTGCCAACTGGTTTATACCACCCCAAGCAATCAATTCCCGACGACAGTACGCCTGTCTGCCAGCCGACGCCGGAAACTCCTTACGTTGGCTGAAGAGCATGATTTCTTGATCATTGAAGATGACTTTGAACATGACATTAATTTTATTGAAGACACCTGTCCGCCACTGAAAAGTGAATCAGCCAGTGAGCGTATTATCTATATCTCCAGTTTCTCTTCGACAATAGCTCCGGGATTGCGACTCGGATATATCGTGGCCCCTGCCCCCTTGATTTCACAGATCAAAGCCCTTCAGTTCAGAACACATAGCTTACCGCCGAAGAACAACTGTCAAACCCTTGCTTTGTTTCTCAGCCTTGGATATTACGATGCTCTGGCTCAAAAAATGCTTAAACGTTATCGGCAAAAATGGCTGACGATGGAAAAAGCGCTGAATTACTATTTCCCGCAATCAGGTGTGACACCGTCGTTGGCTGGGACGGCTTTCTGGATCGACTATAAACAGGGATTCGATGCCCAGCGGTTTGAACAACTGGCTGAACAGCATGGTATTTTGATCAACAATGGTGCCAAATACTATTACTGCGATGAACGGACCAATAGTTTCCGGCTGTGCTTCCAATCCATCAGAACGGAACAGATCCGGGAAGGGATTGCGCTTCTTTCCCAAATCGCCAAACAAGTTATGCCGATCGAAACCCTTGAGGAATGTCAGCAACCGCCACTCCGTAGCAAAGCGATTCGCCATCTGCTGAAAAAGCAAACGCTCTTAACTAAAGACTGTTTTAATATTCCTTACCGAATCACCTTTCAGGCTGACGGCAAAATGACCGGGATCTCTGACCGTCCCAATGACATGGATGAAGGCTATTGGTGGGTTGAACACGATCAGTTTGTTTACCAATGGCGTAACTGGCAGTTTTCAGATATCCGAAAAATCACCATCGTTGTCGAGAACGGGGAAGTGAAACGATTTGATGAAGACGGCTACTTTATTGGTGAAGCGCAGCTCATATCCAGTCAGGTGGGATAA
- the gabT gene encoding 4-aminobutyrate--2-oxoglutarate transaminase, producing the protein MTNMEWQARKEKVVAKGMANLAPVYAASAKNALITDIEGKTYIDFAAGIAVNNTGHSHPQIIEAVKKQLDNFSHTCSMVTPYASFVELAEKIVAKTPGNFEKKAAFVTTGAEAVENAVKIARAHTGRSGIIAFKGGFHGRTNMCMGLTGKVAPYKTGFGPFPNEIYHLPFPNDYHGVTEAQSLSALDDLFTCDIEPSRIAAIIFEPIQGEGGFYQAPASWAQKIREICDKHGIVLICDEIQTGFARTGKMFATEYLGIEADLFTMAKGIAGGFPLSGVVGKAEIMDAANPGGVGGTYAGSPLACVAALEVLDIIEKENLCERAQHIGLQFKEQLTELQKEIPQIGDIRQVGAMIAIEFNDPDNGAPLADLTKQLVVKSNHAGVILLSCGVKGNVIRFLPPLTIEPELIVKGIDIIKAELQALLAH; encoded by the coding sequence ATGACGAATATGGAATGGCAAGCCCGTAAGGAAAAAGTCGTCGCAAAAGGGATGGCTAATCTGGCACCGGTTTATGCGGCGAGTGCTAAAAATGCGCTCATCACGGATATTGAAGGTAAAACGTATATCGATTTTGCCGCCGGGATTGCCGTGAATAATACCGGTCACTCTCATCCGCAGATTATTGAAGCCGTGAAAAAGCAGTTAGACAACTTCAGTCATACCTGTTCAATGGTCACGCCTTATGCGAGCTTTGTTGAACTGGCTGAAAAAATCGTGGCGAAAACACCGGGAAATTTTGAGAAAAAAGCGGCATTCGTGACCACGGGAGCAGAAGCGGTAGAAAATGCGGTGAAAATTGCGCGGGCACATACCGGCCGTTCAGGCATCATCGCCTTTAAAGGCGGCTTCCATGGCCGGACAAACATGTGTATGGGACTTACCGGAAAAGTCGCGCCCTACAAAACTGGTTTTGGGCCATTTCCAAACGAAATCTATCACCTGCCATTCCCGAATGACTATCATGGCGTCACTGAAGCGCAAAGCCTGAGTGCTTTGGACGATTTATTCACTTGTGATATCGAGCCGAGCCGTATCGCGGCCATCATTTTTGAGCCGATTCAGGGAGAAGGCGGGTTCTATCAGGCACCTGCATCTTGGGCACAAAAAATCCGCGAAATATGTGATAAACACGGTATTGTTTTAATCTGTGACGAAATTCAGACCGGATTTGCCCGAACTGGTAAAATGTTTGCCACAGAATACCTCGGCATTGAAGCGGATCTGTTCACGATGGCTAAAGGTATTGCCGGGGGATTCCCCCTGTCCGGAGTTGTCGGTAAGGCAGAAATTATGGATGCTGCCAATCCCGGAGGCGTCGGTGGGACTTATGCAGGCTCTCCGCTCGCTTGTGTTGCTGCGTTAGAAGTGCTCGATATCATCGAAAAAGAGAATCTCTGTGAAAGGGCGCAACATATTGGCTTGCAATTTAAGGAACAATTGACCGAATTGCAAAAAGAGATTCCCCAAATTGGTGACATTCGTCAAGTCGGCGCCATGATTGCCATCGAATTCAATGATCCTGACAATGGTGCACCTCTTGCTGATTTAACCAAACAGCTTGTGGTAAAAAGTAACCATGCCGGTGTGATTTTGTTATCTTGTGGGGTAAAAGGAAATGTGATTCGCTTCCTACCACCATTGACGATTGAGCCGGAACTGATCGTCAAAGGTATTGACATCATCAAAGCAGAATTACAAGCGTTGCTCGCTCACTAA
- a CDS encoding NAD-dependent succinate-semialdehyde dehydrogenase → MDQIVNKNLLKATCPFSEDAIAVLNPATDETLTYIPSVQTTDILTLIEQSKQAQQAWQQRSAAERSAILKRWYDLVVENSDDLARIMTLEQGKPLAEAKGEVMYGASFIQWFAEEGKRTYGDTIPAPASNKRLMTIKQPVGVAAAITPWNFPIAMITRKAAPALAAGCSFIVKPANQTPLSAYAIAELAYAAGLPKELLIVVNNHSSVAVGDIFCSHDDIKKLSFTGSTQVGSHLIKQCAETIKRTSMELGGNAPFIVFDDADIDEAVKGAIASKFRNAGQTCVCANRFYVQDSVYEQFVEKFAKAVADLKVGNGVEPGVVIGPLIDMKAKNSVLGYINTAVEQGAKIAFGGRSLDGLFVEPTILTEVTQDMEIVHTELFGPVAPIVRFTNDDELVEKANDTIYGLASYFYTSTLNRAFRIAEQLEYGMVGINEGIISNEVAPFGGVKQSGFGREGAKQGIDEYLNVKYLCFGGF, encoded by the coding sequence ATGGACCAAATTGTTAACAAAAACTTACTCAAAGCAACGTGTCCTTTCAGTGAAGATGCGATTGCAGTCCTCAATCCGGCAACCGATGAAACGCTGACTTACATTCCTTCGGTTCAAACAACGGATATCCTTACTTTGATTGAGCAATCAAAGCAGGCTCAACAAGCTTGGCAACAGCGTTCAGCCGCAGAACGATCAGCCATTTTAAAGCGCTGGTATGACCTCGTAGTTGAAAACAGTGATGATCTCGCCAGAATTATGACCCTCGAACAAGGGAAACCCCTGGCGGAAGCCAAAGGCGAAGTCATGTACGGTGCCTCTTTCATTCAGTGGTTTGCCGAAGAGGGAAAACGCACCTACGGTGATACAATTCCGGCACCAGCGTCGAACAAACGTTTAATGACTATTAAACAGCCGGTTGGGGTCGCTGCGGCGATCACCCCTTGGAATTTCCCCATCGCAATGATCACCCGTAAAGCAGCGCCCGCGCTGGCGGCTGGGTGTAGTTTTATCGTCAAACCCGCCAATCAAACTCCGCTGTCCGCCTATGCTATTGCAGAACTAGCGTACGCAGCAGGATTGCCAAAAGAGCTTTTAATTGTGGTGAACAACCACTCTTCAGTGGCCGTTGGTGATATTTTCTGTAGTCATGATGATATTAAGAAGTTGTCTTTCACCGGGTCGACTCAAGTGGGTAGTCACCTGATCAAACAGTGTGCAGAAACCATCAAGCGGACCTCAATGGAATTAGGCGGCAACGCACCATTTATCGTCTTTGATGATGCAGATATCGATGAAGCGGTCAAAGGTGCCATCGCCTCAAAATTCCGTAATGCCGGACAGACCTGTGTGTGTGCAAACCGCTTCTATGTTCAGGACAGCGTTTATGAGCAATTCGTTGAAAAGTTTGCCAAAGCCGTGGCAGATCTGAAAGTCGGTAATGGCGTCGAACCGGGTGTCGTTATCGGTCCGCTGATCGATATGAAAGCGAAAAACAGCGTCTTGGGCTATATCAATACAGCCGTCGAACAAGGCGCGAAAATCGCATTTGGCGGCCGCTCTTTGGACGGTCTTTTCGTTGAACCGACCATTTTGACTGAAGTTACTCAAGATATGGAGATTGTCCATACCGAATTATTCGGTCCGGTCGCTCCGATTGTTCGCTTTACCAATGATGATGAGCTGGTCGAAAAAGCCAACGATACGATTTACGGATTAGCCAGCTACTTCTACACCAGCACACTGAATCGTGCATTTCGTATTGCCGAGCAGCTTGAATACGGCATGGTTGGGATTAATGAAGGCATTATCTCCAATGAAGTCGCCCCATTCGGTGGTGTAAAACAATCCGGCTTTGGCCGGGAAGGTGCCAAACAAGGGATTGATGAATATCTCAATGTTAAATATCTCTGCTTTGGTGGCTTCTGA